Within Sulfurospirillum diekertiae, the genomic segment GACATATATTGCATCTAATCAATCAAAATCAATCAATGCAATCATTACAATATTGGAAAGCATCACAGCAAAAATAATAAAATAATATACCCGTTATGTAACGGGTAACCAAAGGAGCAATATTATGGCAAAAAAACCACCAGCAAAATCAAGCATCATGGATGAAATAAGAGAAATTGAAAGTAGTGTTGAAAAAGCAATGACTGATAATTTTTCAAACGTAATAATGGTTCCAATATCAGATATTTATGAAATTTCTCTTGCAAGCGGAGAGCAGATGCATAATAGGATTTCCTATTCTGTAACAGAGGTTAAAGAGCTTGCTGGCAATCTAAAAGATATTGAACCAAACGGACTTCTTGGGACAGGCCTACTTCAGCCAATTGTACTGAGAAAGAATGGCTCTCGCTTTGAGCGAATATCAGGTTTCAGAAGAATAGAGGCATTTAAAATCAACAATGCTTTAGAAATACCTTCTATTGTTTTAAACAATATCAGCGATGCTACAGCACGGTTTATGAGAAATAGTGAAAATCTTAAGCGTGAAAACATTAATCCCTACGATGAGATTTATGGCATTATTGAAAATGTTGCCCTCTCTTTGTCTATTACATTTAAAGAAGCTATTAGTTTTTTAAATAAAATCAAAAATCACAACTCTGGTAAAACTTCATTTTCAGACTATGACAAGCAAATGTACATTTCTGTAACGGACGTTGTTAGAGGAATTTGTAAGTATGAGGTTGGGGCTCTTATTGAGCGCTTGGTCATTCTTAACATGAACACTCTTATTTTGGATGCCCTAAAAGAAAATGAGCTCAATTATTCTCAAGCAAAAGAGATTAACAAGGTTAAGGATGATGAAATCGTTAAAAAACTTCTGTATTTTGTGAAGAATAAAAATTCAACCGTTTCCGAACTGCGTGAAAAAATCAAAGAACTTACAAAGAGTGATCCAAAAAACAATGACTCTTTTGTAAAAAAAGCCCTTAGTAAGTCCTCATTTCAAGAAAAGGATTATAAAAAACTTGATTCTGGGAACAAGGCAAGGGCAGACAAAATATTAAAAGAAATTAATGATTTAAAAATTCAACTCGAAGAACTCATTCAATAATCTTCCATCCTCATGATGGGAAAAATTAGTTATTTTCTTATTTTGAGGACTTTTTTCCTAAAGTGAGGATGTTAATCATGGAAATAGGGTATAATTCACTAACTTTTCCCAAAATGAGGATAATATGAACAAAAAGAAGGCTTCCACTCCTTCGTCGGCTCTAGAAAAAGCGAAGCAACAGCATTTTGATCTACTTCGTAAAAACAACGCTATTACTGATGCCAAAAACGGCGAACTCTCTTTGGGTGCAATGAAGGCTCTCGATGCAATTTTGCAAGTATATCAAGAGAAGCAAGAGACTAAAATGCACCTAGAATTATCCTTACTAAGAAAAAAGCTTGGCTTACAGAACAATAATGCCTATGTTGAAAGAATTAAAACATATTTGCTAGAACTAAAACTTCCTTTTGAGTTGCGCGATTTTAATGACTCTAAGTCAGGAAAGAAGGTTTCTTGGGCTCTCACTTCATTTTTGCAAGATGTTAAGTCATATAAAGAAAGTCAGCATCTCATTGAAATCAACATTTCCGAAAACTTCTTGGACTATCTAGTTGAAAAAGCTGGTTATACGAGTATCGACCTCTCAATGTCTAAGAAGTTTAAAACAAAATTTGGCTATAAAATTTATGAGATGTACTTGCGCTACTATTCTTTGCCTAACCGAGAAGCTAACGAACTTGGTATAATCAAAAAAGATATTAAAGAAATGAATGATAAGTTTGGAACAACTTATCAGCATGCCTCAAAGATGATGGAAGGTATTGGAAGAGGGCTTAAAGAGATTGAGCAAGTTACAGGAACAGGAATATTTTGTTTTTATGAAAAAGTTTCTAAGAAATTTATTTTTTCATGGGAGAAAATAAGTGGTGAACTTGAACATAAATCACCCATTCCAACCGCGAGAATAGATGAGTTTATCGATTGGGTTGTCGAACATTCTAAACAGCTCGTTAACAATAAAAAGAAGTATGCATCAAAACTAAAAGAGATGTTCTTAAAAAATGAATTGAGCGAATGGGAATCTTCATATAGGGGAATGCTTATGTATAAATATGCATTTTCTTCAGAAGAAATTGATGCAATGAAAATGGAAGATGGAAGATATAAGGATTTTTCTTTAAAAGTTGCACAAAAAAGGCTCTTTGATGAATAGAAAATTCAAAAAACTACTTAGAGAGTTAAACACACCACAAAGCCCCAATGCATAGGCTTTTCCAGAGATATTATTTCTTATAGTGAGGACAAATTTTCCCAAATTGAGGATATTTGTATTCTTGTCTTGAGGATAACTTTTCTCATAACGAGGATATTTTTCTTATTTTGAGGACTTCTGTTGTTGTTCGGGAAATATCTACACAAAATATAGGTAGAATAGCGCCAAAAATAGCCTTTTTACAACATTTTTTTTACTTTGAAACCAAATATGTTGTCTTTTTTTGATTATAACCATTTGATTTTATATCAAAATCCTCATTATGGGAAAACTAAGTATGTGATTTTTGGACCATTGTTTCATGAAGCATAAAAGCCCTTACTGCTTTCAACGAGGGGAGGGTGGTTTGTAGAAGAGATTTTGTATAATGGCTACAGCAAAAAGGAAGAGGGCAATGCAGCAACACGACTACGATAAAATCCTGTACCGTTTAATGAGCATTCTTGGTCGATTGAATGATGGAGAAATATTATACAAAGACGATCTTGCCAAAGAGTTCAATGTCTCCACTCAAACCATTCAAAGAGATTTTAATGAACGCTTAGTAACCCGCTTTCCCATCCATCGAATTGGTAATGGATGGAAGATGATGGAAGGCCATCATTTGGAAAAGAGTAGGGCGGTTGAAGATATTTTAGTGTTGGATATTTTAAAAACATTCTCCAATGGTCTTGGACCTTCTTTTGCAAAACGCTCTGAGGGATTACTCAGTAAACTCTGCGAATCTCACTCCTCTGTTTTTTATACCCGCTTATCCTTTGAAGATATGAGTGTGATCTCTGGATTATTTGATACTTTAGAAAAAGCGATTGAAGAATCACGATTGGTGCAGTTTTTTCATAAGAATCAGTATCGGTTGGTGAAACCGTATCGTGTGGTCAGTTTTGATGGGTATTGGTATTTGTTATGTGAAGAGGTGATTGATGGAAGAGTGAAAACCTTTCATATTGCTCGCATGAAAGATCTTTGTTTGCATGAAGATCATTTTGAAAAAGACACTACGTTAGCCAAACGATTGGATAAAGCCATTAATGCTTGGTTTAATCCTAATGTTGAACCTTATGAAGTCATTTTAGAAATCAGTGCGGAGATAAAACGCTATATGCTTGACCACCCCATTGCTCCTACGCAAAAGATTGTGCAAGAACTTGCCGATGGGACCTTTTATCTTAGTCTAGAAATTACGAATGAAAAAGAGATTCTCTCTACCATCTTCAAATGGATTCCTCATATTCGCGTGATTGCTCCAAAAGCCTTACAAGAGAGTGTGCTTTTACAGACCAAAGCCTTTTTAGAAAAACAGGTGTTGCTCTAAAAAACGCTCAACCTCATTTTACTCCTCACACATTATCGTTTGCACTCTGCTTTTAAATGGGTGTTTTTTGATAGCTAGAAAGCTCTAGAATCGATTTTAATCGCTTTTGGTATATTGGGGTATTGTTTTTATAGAAAAATTGATTTACGGGCTATTTTTGAGAGATTCATATGCAGGTATCCAAAACAGCCATTGGTATTTGATGCTTTATGTCAAAGCAATCACAAAACAGTAAAACCAGATAATGAAGTATTAGAGAAGTAAAAACGTCAAAAAGTTTTCTAAATGGTAACATCAAGAGTACATGTAATGTTTACTACAAATTTACGTTGAACTTTTCGCGTTAGGAAAAGCTACTTGAAGCGAGTATGCCAAATGTACCCACAAAACTCTACGCGTTTTGTATGTAATGTGGCAACTCGATTTTAAAGTAAATTCGCTACGCAAATTTAGAAATAGTTCTTTGAAAATTCGTCATTTAATTGGGATGATATAACACGAAAAGAGAAGTAAATTTGATAATATGTGCGTATGCCAGTTGCCCAAGTGGCTATCACAATGATGGAAAGTATTGTATGCCCAATAGCAAGAACTCCAAACCCATTCATCCCAAACTTGGCAGTAGCTGTCCTAGTGGATGGCACAGTGATGGGAATTGGTGTGTGGCTAATCATCAAAACTCCAAGCAGATTATGGAGAAAAAAGGTAGCAGTTGCCCCAGCGGTTGGCATTCGGATGCTAAATACTGTGTGAGCAATAGATAAGCTTTCATTCACGTTCTCATACGAATTTGGGGTACAATTAAAGACGCACAGTTAAAAGGCTCACCATGATACGCAGACTACCGTTGTATAAACTTCTCATTTCACTGCTTTGTCTTGGCTTCTTAAGCAGTCTCTGGTTTTATCCCGTGGACACTCTTTCAAAAACTATTGTGGATGATTCGTTAAAAGAAGCCGTGATTGTCTTTGGGGTAGCCAAAGGGCTCAATGCGGCCATTTCAATGGCACAAGGGACACAAATTACCGCTATTCCAGGATTTATTATTGCCATTGGTGAAGCGTTGGATCCTTTAAACGATTTGGTGGAGCAGTTTTCATGGGTGATGTTGGCGAGCATTACCTCTTTAGGCATCCAAAAAATTCTCTCCAATATCATCGTGGGAAATCTCTACACCATTCTTTTGGTTGGCTCTGTTGCGATTTTTAATCTTTGGCTGTACGTGCGCTTTAGAGACGATCAAAAAATACGTTCCTATTTTATGCGATTTGTAACGATGCTCATCTTTTTACGGATTGCCATTCCTTTGATGGCAGTTGCTAATATTTATATCTATGAGCATTACGTCAAACACGATTACAATATTGAAAAGACCCAAATGGCCGTAAGCCAATCCTCCCAAGAACTGCAAGCCATTAACAGTGCTACGGCCACACCTAATAAAGGGTTTTGGGACAGTGTGAGTGAGAAGTTTGATACCGCATTTTACAAACAAAAGCTTGCCCATTATGAACAAATCGCAACGCATGCCAGTGAAAATATCTTAAATCTTATGGTGGCGTTTATCTTTAAAACGATTGTCTTTCCACTGATTTTTCTGTTTTTACTCTATAAGATAGCTTCAAGTTTGATACGGTTTGAGAGGTATTTGTGAAAGCGCTTCTTGAGTAAAAGAGATCAGCCTATTAGCATCTATCCCTCCACCACAGCACCAAGAACCTTGCCTAAAATCTGAATCTCCTCTTGGTATAACGAAAGCCTTTGGGTTGGATAAAGCGGGTTATCGCTAAGAATGCAAAGAGTTTGTTCTTCATAGGCCAAGCGCTTAATCAATAAGCCACTGTTTTGGGTGTTGATAATGTAGATATGCCCATGAATAATCTCTTGGCAGCTTACATCACACACCACAATCTCCTTATCTTTCAGGGTGGGCTCCATGGAATCGCCTATGACGTTGATGGCATGAAGGTACTCTTCTTTTATCTGCGAAAAACTATTTAAATGCTCGTAATAGACATTAAGATACTCAAACCCTTCCTCCTCATTCCACGCCCCACCCCCGGCACTGGTGTGTAGGTCTTTAAAATACTTGATACGCGCAAACCGCTCTGTATTTTCTTCTA encodes:
- a CDS encoding ParB/RepB/Spo0J family partition protein, yielding MAKKPPAKSSIMDEIREIESSVEKAMTDNFSNVIMVPISDIYEISLASGEQMHNRISYSVTEVKELAGNLKDIEPNGLLGTGLLQPIVLRKNGSRFERISGFRRIEAFKINNALEIPSIVLNNISDATARFMRNSENLKRENINPYDEIYGIIENVALSLSITFKEAISFLNKIKNHNSGKTSFSDYDKQMYISVTDVVRGICKYEVGALIERLVILNMNTLILDALKENELNYSQAKEINKVKDDEIVKKLLYFVKNKNSTVSELREKIKELTKSDPKNNDSFVKKALSKSSFQEKDYKKLDSGNKARADKILKEINDLKIQLEELIQ
- a CDS encoding replication initiation protein translates to MNKKKASTPSSALEKAKQQHFDLLRKNNAITDAKNGELSLGAMKALDAILQVYQEKQETKMHLELSLLRKKLGLQNNNAYVERIKTYLLELKLPFELRDFNDSKSGKKVSWALTSFLQDVKSYKESQHLIEINISENFLDYLVEKAGYTSIDLSMSKKFKTKFGYKIYEMYLRYYSLPNREANELGIIKKDIKEMNDKFGTTYQHASKMMEGIGRGLKEIEQVTGTGIFCFYEKVSKKFIFSWEKISGELEHKSPIPTARIDEFIDWVVEHSKQLVNNKKKYASKLKEMFLKNELSEWESSYRGMLMYKYAFSSEEIDAMKMEDGRYKDFSLKVAQKRLFDE
- a CDS encoding helix-turn-helix transcriptional regulator; the protein is MQQHDYDKILYRLMSILGRLNDGEILYKDDLAKEFNVSTQTIQRDFNERLVTRFPIHRIGNGWKMMEGHHLEKSRAVEDILVLDILKTFSNGLGPSFAKRSEGLLSKLCESHSSVFYTRLSFEDMSVISGLFDTLEKAIEESRLVQFFHKNQYRLVKPYRVVSFDGYWYLLCEEVIDGRVKTFHIARMKDLCLHEDHFEKDTTLAKRLDKAINAWFNPNVEPYEVILEISAEIKRYMLDHPIAPTQKIVQELADGTFYLSLEITNEKEILSTIFKWIPHIRVIAPKALQESVLLQTKAFLEKQVLL
- a CDS encoding LexA family transcriptional regulator, which produces MELGHVIDNLKDVLSLELGNKRVFDKDVAHALGLSRESFSHLKRRNSVPYEAIVFFCAKRAISINWILFDQLPSFLEENTERFARIKYFKDLHTSAGGGAWNEEEGFEYLNVYYEHLNSFSQIKEEYLHAINVIGDSMEPTLKDKEIVVCDVSCQEIIHGHIYIINTQNSGLLIKRLAYEEQTLCILSDNPLYPTQRLSLYQEEIQILGKVLGAVVEG